AGGTCTTCAGGATGTCAGATTCTCCTGATGAAGGTAAAACTGAAACTTTGTTTAtcagattttatatttcattaattTCACTGTGTGgttacacctgtgtgtgtgtgtgtgtgtctctgtgtgtgtctctgtgtgtgtctctgtgtgtgtgtatgtgtgtgtctctgtgtgtgtgtgtgtgtctctgtgtgtgtgtgtgtgtgtgtgtgtgttagatgaCCAGAGGAACGTGGGGTCAACCAGCAGGTAAGTGTATCTAACAGTTATTCTCATTAACGAACCAGCAGACTCAGTGTTGATCATGTGACCCTGAAACCATCATCACCTGAAACCATCAACACCTAAAACCATCATCACCTGAAACCATCAACACCTAAAACCATCATCACCTGAAACCATCATCACCTGAAACCATCAACACCTGAAACCATCATCACCTGAAACCATCATCACCTGAAACCATCATCACCTGAAACCATCATCACCTGAAACCATCAACACCTGAAACCATCATCACCTGAAACCATGAAACCATCATCACCTGAAACCATCATCACCTGAAACCATCATCACCTGAAACCATGAAACCATCATCACCTGAAACCTTCATCACAGAAACTgaatatcagtgtttttttctattgaTTTTATAGATTTAAGTAATTAActgaaatcaatcaataataaagTTGATCAGTTTTACCTGTGCCCATGTGACAGGATGTGGGCGGAGCCTCAGCCAGGTCCGTCCAGGTCTCAGCCCAGCAGGCAGGGTTACTGTGGTTACTGCAGAGTCCTCTACAGCAGCCTGGACCAGGTATGAACACCTGtgctggtcatgtgacctgcaggtCATTAACATACTGACATCATCACGtctctctcagcacctgtccaGTCTCAGACACCTGGATTCTGTCCGGGTCTCCTTCCGGGGCTCCAGCAGCGTCTCCCCAGCCGGCAGCAGAACCAAACTAACCCTGCTGGACCGTTTCCTGCAGGACGTCCAGCAGCACCACCCGCACCTCTACGGTGACTccaggtaataaaacaaacgCGCCCGCACCTCTGCGGTGACTccaggtaataaaacaaacgCGCCCGCACCTCTACGGTGACTccaggtaataaaacaaacgCGCCCGCACCTCTACGGTGACTccaggtaataaaacaaacgCGCCCGCACCTCTACGGTGACTCCAGGTAATGAAACAAACGCGCCCGCACCTCTACGGTGACTccaggtaataaaacaaacgCGCCCGCACCTCTGCGGTGACTCCAGGTAATGAAACAAACGCGCCCGCACCTCTACGGTGACTccaggtaataaaacaaacgCGCCCTCACCTCTACGGAGACTCCATGTGATAAAACAAACACGCACCCCTACGGTGACTCCAGGTAGTAAAACAAACACGCACCTCTACGGTGACTccaggtaataaaacaaacgCGCCCGCGCCTCTACGGTGACTccaggtaataaaacaaacgCGCCCTCACCTCTACGGTGACTccaggtaataaaacaaacgCGCCCGCACCTCTACGGTGACTccaggtaataaaacaaacgCGCCCGCACCTCTGCGGTGACTccaggtaataaaacaaacgCGCCCGCACCTCTACGGTGACTCCAGGTAATGAAACAAACGCGCCCGCACCTCTACGGTGACTTcaggtaataaaacaaacgCGCCCGCACCTCTGCGGTGACTCCAGGTAATGAAACAAACGCGCCCACACCTCTACGGTGACTccaggtaataaaacaaacgCGCCCTCACCTCTACGGAGACTCCATGTGATAAAACAAACGCGCCCGCACCTCTACGGTGAATCCAGGTAGTAAAACAAACACGCACCTCTACGGTGACTccaggtaataaaacaaacgCGCCCGCACCTCTACGGTGACTccaggtaataaaacaaacgCGCCCGCGCCTCTACGGTGACTccaggtaataaaacaaacgCGCCCTCACCTCTACGGTGACTccaggtaataaaacaaacgCGCCCGCACCTCTACGGTGACTccaggtaataaaacaaacacgCCCGCGCCTCTACGGAGACTCCATGTGATAAAACAAACGCGCACCCCTACGGTGACTCCAGGTAGTAAAACAAACACGCACCTCTACGGTGACTccaggtaataaaacaaacgCGCCCGCACCTCTACGGTGACTccaggtaataaaacaaacgCGCCCGCGCCTCTGCGGTGACTCCAGGTAATGAAACAAACGCGCCTGCACCTCTACGGTGACTccaggtaataaaacaaacgCGCCCGCACCTCTGCGGTGACTccaggtaataaaacaaacgCGCCCGCACCTCTGCGGTGACTCCAGGTAATGAAACAAACGCACCCGCACCTCTACGGTGACTCCATGTGATAAAACAAACGCGCACCTCTACGGTGACTCCAGGTAATGAAACAAACGCGCCCGCACCTCTACGGTGACTccaggtaataaaacaaacgCGCCCTCGCCTCTACGGTGACTccaggtaataaaacaaacgCGCCCGCACCTCTACGGTGACTccaggtaataaaacaaacgCGCCCGCACCTCTACGGTGACTccaggtaataaaacaaacgCGCCCGCACCTCTACGGTGACTCCAGGTGATAAAACAAACGCGCCCGCACCTCTGCGGTGACTCCAGGTAATGAAACAAACGCGCCCGCACCTCTACGGTGACTCCATGTGATAAAACAAACGCGCACCTCTACGGTGACTCCACGTAATGAAACAAACGCGCCCGCACCTCTACGGTGACTCCAGGTAATGAAACAAACGCGCCCGCACCTCTACGGTGACTCCAGGTAATGAAACAAACGCGCCCGCACCTCTACGGTGACTCCATGTGATAAAACAAACGCGCACCTCTACGGTGACTCCAGGTAATGAAACAAACGCGCCCGCACCTCTACGGTGACTccaggtaataaaacaaacgCGCCCTCGCCTCTACGGTGACTccaggtaataaaacaaacgCGCCCACACCTCTACGGTGACTccaggtaataaaacaaacgCGCCCGCACCTCTACGGTGACTccaggtaataaaacaaacgCGCCCGCAACTCTACGGTGACTCCAGGTAATAAATGAAGGTGACCACAGGTGATGTAAACAAGCACACCTGTATTAATTAcacctttgtgtgtttgtgtctttaggCCGTCTCACGCTGACCTCCCAGCAGTCTCCACCCGTCCGTTGCCGAGGGAGGAGCTTGATGAAGTCCGTTTCCCTGACGACAACAGCCGGTCGCCGGGGACTCGCGAACACCTGCCGAGCTCCGACGACGCGTGCAGTCAGCCGTCCAatcagcaggaagaggaagtcccctgcagccaatcagcaggCGGAATCACAGATGGGGCGAGGCAGGAGAGGCTGTCTgcaccaatcagagagcaggagggaggagaggccCCGCCCCCACACAGGAAAGCCCACAGGAAGACGGACAAGAGGAAAACCAGCGACTCCTCCAACTCCTCACCTGGTCCTGGTCCAGGGCCCCGGGGCCCCTCAGAGCTGAGACCCTGGAGGAAGTGGCAGAAGGAGAGACGGGACCATGAAGACCAGACCATGGAGGAGGTTAGTCTCAGACTAGGTCCAGGTTTGGTACCAGCTGGTTCTCCTCAAcatgagcggggtcgtcatagcaacgctgagTTAAACTGAAGTTTGTGGCTTTATTTACACAATggcgactctctgaccaatcagaggccggcagtctgatgaagtcacatttagtatcggctcggcttgCTTTGAACCTcagtagagtagatagtagagtagagtagatagtagagtagatagtagagtagatagtagagtagatagtagagtagagtagatagtagagtagatagtagagtagagtagatagtagagtagatagtagagtagagtagatagtagagtagatagtagagtagagtagatagtagagtagatagtagagtagagtagagtagatagtagagtagatagtagagtagatagtagagtagagtagatagtagagtagagtagagtagatagtagagtagatagtagagtagagtagatagtagagtagatagtagagtagagtagagtagatagtagagtagatagtagagtagatagtagagtagatagtagagtagagtagatagtagagtagagtagatagtagatagtagagtagatagtagagtagatagtagagtagatagtagagtacagtagatagtagagtagatagtagagtagagtagatagtagagtagagtagatagtagagtagatagtagagtagatagtagagtagagtagatagtagagtagatagtagagtatatagtagagtagagagtagagtagagagtagagtagatagtagagtagatagtagagtagatagtagagtagatagtagagtagatagtagagtagatagtagagtagatagtagagtagatagtagagtagagtagatagtagagtagatagtagagtagagtagatagtagagtagagagtagagtagagtagatagtagagtagatagtagagtagagtagatagtagagtagatagtagagtagatagtagagtagatagtagagtagagtagatagtagagtatatagtagagtagagagtagagtagagagtagagtagatagtagagtagatagtagagtagatagtagagtagatagtagagtagagtagatagtagagtagagtagatagtagagtagatagtagagtagatagtagagtagagtagatagtaaagtagatagtagagtagatagtagagtagatagtagagtagatagtagagtagatagtagagtagatagtagagtagagtagatagtagagtagatagtagagtagagtagatagtagagtagatagtagagtagagtagatagtagagtagatagtagagtagagtagatagtagagtagatagtagagtacagtagatagtagagtagagtagatagtagagtagatagtagagtagagtagatagtagagtagatagtagagtagagtagagtagagtagatagtagagtagagtagatagtagagtagatagtagagtagagtagatagtagagtagagtagatagtagagtagatagtagagtagatagtagagtagagtagatagtagagtagatagtagagtagatagtagagtagagtagatagtagagtagatagtagagtagagtagatagtagagtagagtagatagtagagtagatagtagagtagatagtagagtagatagtagagtagatagtagagtagagtagatagtagagtagatagtagagtagagtagataagagtagagtagatagtagagtagatagtagagtagatagtagagtagatagtagagtagatagtagagtagatagtagagtagataagagtagagtagatagtagagtagatagtagagtagagtagatagtagagtagatagtagagtagatagtagagtagatagtagagtagatagtagagtagatagtaaaaagctgtgtgtgttgtttcaggTCCAGGTGTGTTGTGGTTCTGGTTCCGGCCAGCAGGAGGAGACGGAGAGTTTCCACTTCAGTCCTCAGAGCGAAGACTGGGACTCACCTGTGCAGGTAAGGGTCTGGTACCAGCTGGACTCACCTGTGCAGGTCAGGGTCTGGTACCAGCAGGTCAGGGTCTGGTACCAGCAGGTCAGGGTCTGGTACCAGCTGGACTCACCTGTGCAGGTAAGGGTCTGGTACCAGCTGGACTCACCTGTGCAGGTCAGGGTCTGGTACCAGCAGGTCAGGGTCTGGTACCAGCAGGTCAGGGTCTGGTACCAGCAGGTCAGGGTCTGGTACCAGCTGGACTCACCTGTGCAGGTAAGGGTCTGGTACCAGCTGGACTCACCTGTGCAGGTCAGGGTCTGGTACCAGCAGGTCAGGGTCTGGTACCAGCAGGTCAGGGTCTGGTACCAGCTGGACTCACCTGTGCAGGTAAGGGTCTGGTACCAGCTGGACTCACCTGTGCAGGTCAGGGTCTGGTACCAGCAGGTCAGGGTCTGGTACCAGCAGGTCAGGGTCTGGTACCAGCAGGTCAGGGTCTGGTACCAGCTGGACTCACCTGTGCAGGTAAGGGTCTGGTACCAGCAGGTCAGGGTCTGGTACCAGCTGGACTCACCTGTGCAGGTCAGGGTCTGGTACCAGCAGGTCAGGGTCTGGTACCAGCAGGTCAGGGTCTGGTACCAGCAGGTCAGGGTCTGGTACCAGCTGGACTCACCTGTGCAGGTCAGGGTCTGGTACCAGCAGGTCAGGGTCTGGTACCAGCAGGTCAGGGTCTGGTAGATCTGTATTGGTTCTGAAGCTGGAACCTTTGTTCTCCAGGTGTGTTTCCAAGGGGAGCAGACGCTTTGTGACACACCTGTCCAGGTGAACCTGGAGGCCCGGGTGAACCTGGAGGCCCGGGTCAACCTGGTGAACCAGGTGTATTCCCACCAGCTGGCCTCGGCCCTCCGCAGTgagcagagggggggggggcaggacgCAGGTTTCTGGAACCTGCCCATCGAAGAGGTCTTACCTGTACCCAGATATATCCCAGAATCCTTCAGGAGGAAGAGCTGGGCTCAGGTAGAACAGGAAGACGAGCTGAGGGTCCAAAAACTGGTCCGACAGTTCAGGCGAGGAAGATTCATCTGCTACTTCGACAGCGAGTCTCTGGCCAGGTGAGACTCacctttatataaatatatacatatatatatacacacacacacacacacacacacacacacacacacacacacacacacactataaacaCTACCGGTCTACAGTTCTAGAACAGATGGGTGTTGGTTCCTCAGTTAGTGGAGTCACAGCTGGACTGATGTTCACATTCATTTGATGCAGctctaata
The Scomber scombrus chromosome 24, fScoSco1.1, whole genome shotgun sequence genome window above contains:
- the zdbf2 gene encoding DBF4-type zinc finger-containing protein 2 isoform X1: MSDSPDEDDQRNVGSTSRMWAEPQPGPSRSQPSRQGYCGYCRVLYSSLDQHLSSLRHLDSVRVSFRGSSSVSPAGSRTKLTLLDRFLQDVQQHHPHLYGDSRPSHADLPAVSTRPLPREELDEVRFPDDNSRSPGTREHLPSSDDACSQPSNQQEEEVPCSQSAGGITDGARQERLSAPIREQEGGEAPPPHRKAHRKTDKRKTSDSSNSSPGPGPGPRGPSELRPWRKWQKERRDHEDQTMEEVQVCCGSGSGQQEETESFHFSPQSEDWDSPVQVCFQGEQTLCDTPVQVNLEARVNLEARVNLVNQVYSHQLASALRSEQRGGGQDAGFWNLPIEEVLPVPRYIPESFRRKSWAQVEQEDELRVQKLVRQFRRGRFICYFDSESLARYGRRSLNKEAGSDAGVLPLLDEDEGASVRKRRKRRSFRVASRCQVVKVSHSTQTVQLVVPAVRQPEAPPTGIPPAYQLAAERTPEAQSWLRLPSSYCDIITPLQPRTSLLYLLCSPPTPDPAPTPDPAPTPGPGSAPKRCRRKRRPLDLQGLKVKYKRLPVRFYELSSKRILSRPPAPPPHMAPPPPCVRQLFRSLSPDLNTEGVKGQRFLQETPPAPPSPVWGGRGPRTRSRTQTKPPQPRREGLRPPQTHPPPSARRGRSRRGRGYGRR
- the zdbf2 gene encoding DBF4-type zinc finger-containing protein 2 isoform X2 encodes the protein MWAEPQPGPSRSQPSRQGYCGYCRVLYSSLDQHLSSLRHLDSVRVSFRGSSSVSPAGSRTKLTLLDRFLQDVQQHHPHLYGDSRPSHADLPAVSTRPLPREELDEVRFPDDNSRSPGTREHLPSSDDACSQPSNQQEEEVPCSQSAGGITDGARQERLSAPIREQEGGEAPPPHRKAHRKTDKRKTSDSSNSSPGPGPGPRGPSELRPWRKWQKERRDHEDQTMEEVQVCCGSGSGQQEETESFHFSPQSEDWDSPVQVCFQGEQTLCDTPVQVNLEARVNLEARVNLVNQVYSHQLASALRSEQRGGGQDAGFWNLPIEEVLPVPRYIPESFRRKSWAQVEQEDELRVQKLVRQFRRGRFICYFDSESLARYGRRSLNKEAGSDAGVLPLLDEDEGASVRKRRKRRSFRVASRCQVVKVSHSTQTVQLVVPAVRQPEAPPTGIPPAYQLAAERTPEAQSWLRLPSSYCDIITPLQPRTSLLYLLCSPPTPDPAPTPDPAPTPGPGSAPKRCRRKRRPLDLQGLKVKYKRLPVRFYELSSKRILSRPPAPPPHMAPPPPCVRQLFRSLSPDLNTEGVKGQRFLQETPPAPPSPVWGGRGPRTRSRTQTKPPQPRREGLRPPQTHPPPSARRGRSRRGRGYGRR